From the Gramella sp. Hel_I_59 genome, one window contains:
- a CDS encoding phosphoenolpyruvate carboxylase, translating to MNREPRLDRFNDNVLAKYQVYNSIFLTLPYDEIQKTGALLPLFQELCERGFSDNKNPSEIVEHFFERYGETPTEDERNALLFRFIQYIERQVVLFDAIEDASFPIVNNMDGRGTLRSVKEEAEAKQKTEQLKEYLKRFNVRPTLTAHPTQFYPGAVLGIITDLDKAIQKNDLVRIKQLLAQLGKTPFFNKEKPTPYDEAVSLIWYFENVFYQSASKIHNYIQQNIFDGENVGNQVINLGFWPGGDRDGNPFVTTEITLRVARRLRRTILLNYYRDIRKLKRRLTFREINEIMAEIEKALYDSAVTNSDTPKISLEKLVSKLQTAREILVDKHQSLFLEELDDMINKIKLFGFHFATLDIRQDSSKHEEVFADLKKYKSKLIPENFETLSEEEKIAVMTTTDAQLDPEEFEEGMTRSTLSSIYAMKEIQEKNGEQGANRYIISNCGSVEGILQPYLYMKLCGWKNPTVDVIPLFETVPDLREAHHVMEKLYKNPVYKEHLEKRGNKQTIMLGFSDGTKDGGYLMANWSIYKAKEELTRISREYGIKVVFFDGRGGPPARGGGKTHQFYASLGPTIENEEIQLTVQGQTISSNFGTKDSCTYNLEQLLSSGVSNEIFSEGKNELNDQDRNTMSELAEISYKTYTDFKKHPRFIPYLEKMSTLKYYAKTNIGSRPSKRNKSAELNLSDLRAIPFVGSWSQLKQNVPGFFGVGTAMEEMDKQGRFDEVQDLYNNSEFFKTLLENSMMSLTKSFFPLTAYMKNDEEFGEFWTVIHDEFERSKKMLLKVTGYNSLMQNQPAGKASIQARERIVLPLLTIQQHALRMVQELSKNPEANQQALEVYEKMVTRSLYGNINASRNSA from the coding sequence ATGAATAGAGAACCTCGTTTAGATAGATTTAATGATAATGTGCTGGCAAAATACCAGGTTTATAATAGTATCTTCTTAACCTTACCCTATGATGAGATACAAAAAACCGGAGCGCTGTTACCACTTTTTCAGGAACTTTGCGAACGTGGTTTTTCTGATAATAAGAATCCGTCGGAGATCGTTGAACATTTTTTTGAACGTTATGGAGAAACCCCTACAGAGGATGAGCGCAACGCTTTGCTTTTTCGTTTCATACAATATATAGAACGCCAGGTAGTGTTGTTTGATGCCATTGAAGATGCCTCATTCCCTATCGTTAATAATATGGATGGTCGTGGTACACTGCGAAGTGTGAAGGAAGAAGCGGAAGCAAAACAAAAAACAGAGCAGTTAAAGGAGTACTTGAAGCGATTCAACGTAAGACCCACTTTGACAGCTCATCCCACCCAATTTTATCCTGGAGCCGTGTTGGGAATTATAACAGATCTGGATAAAGCTATTCAGAAAAATGATCTTGTTCGTATAAAGCAGTTATTAGCACAGCTTGGTAAAACTCCATTTTTTAACAAAGAGAAACCAACTCCATATGACGAGGCTGTTAGTCTCATATGGTATTTTGAAAATGTTTTCTATCAGAGCGCAAGTAAGATCCACAACTATATTCAGCAAAATATATTTGATGGAGAGAATGTGGGTAACCAGGTGATCAACCTCGGATTCTGGCCAGGAGGTGATAGAGATGGAAACCCATTTGTAACGACAGAAATTACTTTGAGAGTTGCACGCCGACTTCGCCGTACAATTCTCCTTAATTATTACCGGGACATTCGTAAACTAAAGAGAAGACTGACATTTAGAGAGATCAATGAAATCATGGCAGAGATAGAGAAAGCTTTGTATGATTCAGCCGTTACAAATTCAGACACTCCAAAAATATCCTTAGAGAAGTTGGTTTCAAAATTGCAAACAGCGCGAGAGATTCTTGTAGATAAACATCAGTCATTATTCCTTGAGGAACTTGATGACATGATAAATAAGATCAAACTCTTCGGTTTCCATTTTGCAACATTAGATATCAGGCAGGATAGCTCGAAACACGAAGAAGTATTTGCAGATCTCAAAAAATACAAATCAAAGTTGATTCCGGAAAATTTCGAAACTCTTTCAGAAGAGGAGAAAATTGCCGTAATGACAACTACAGATGCACAGTTGGATCCTGAAGAATTTGAAGAGGGTATGACCCGATCTACGCTTTCATCAATTTACGCGATGAAAGAAATTCAGGAAAAGAATGGGGAGCAGGGAGCTAACCGCTATATTATTAGTAACTGCGGAAGTGTGGAAGGTATTTTACAGCCTTATTTATACATGAAATTATGTGGTTGGAAAAATCCAACTGTAGATGTTATTCCATTGTTTGAAACAGTGCCGGATCTAAGAGAGGCACATCATGTGATGGAGAAGTTGTACAAAAATCCTGTATATAAAGAACACCTCGAAAAACGCGGTAATAAGCAAACGATCATGCTTGGTTTTAGTGATGGAACTAAAGATGGTGGTTACTTAATGGCAAACTGGAGTATTTACAAGGCGAAGGAAGAACTTACTCGAATTTCCCGTGAGTATGGAATTAAGGTTGTCTTTTTTGATGGTCGTGGTGGACCGCCGGCTAGAGGTGGTGGAAAAACGCACCAATTCTATGCATCACTAGGGCCAACTATCGAGAATGAGGAAATTCAATTAACAGTCCAGGGACAAACGATCAGCTCTAATTTTGGCACGAAGGACAGTTGTACATACAATTTGGAGCAATTATTAAGTTCGGGTGTTTCTAATGAAATCTTCAGCGAAGGTAAAAATGAACTGAACGATCAGGATCGTAATACCATGAGCGAGCTTGCTGAAATTAGTTACAAGACATACACAGACTTTAAAAAACATCCTCGTTTTATTCCTTACCTGGAAAAAATGAGTACTCTGAAATACTACGCTAAAACTAATATTGGAAGTAGACCAAGTAAACGAAATAAATCTGCAGAACTCAATTTATCAGATCTAAGAGCAATACCATTTGTTGGAAGCTGGAGTCAGCTTAAACAAAATGTTCCTGGATTTTTTGGCGTGGGAACTGCTATGGAAGAAATGGATAAACAAGGTAGGTTTGATGAAGTACAGGATCTTTACAACAATTCTGAATTCTTTAAAACCTTGCTCGAAAACAGTATGATGAGTTTGACTAAATCATTTTTCCCGTTGACGGCATATATGAAAAATGATGAGGAGTTTGGAGAATTCTGGACGGTGATTCATGATGAGTTCGAACGTTCTAAAAAAATGCTATTGAAAGTTACCGGCTATAATAGTCTGATGCAGAACCAGCCGGCAGGAAAGGCCTCAATACAGGCGCGTGAAAGAATTGTGCTACCATTATTGACCATTCAGCAACATGCGCTTAGAATGGTGCAGGAGCTGAGTAAAAATCCTGAAGCCAACCAGCAAGCCCTTGAAGTATATGAAAAAATGGTTACAAGGTCATTGTATGGTAATATTAATGCCAGTAGAAATTCTGCTTAA
- a CDS encoding winged helix-turn-helix transcriptional regulator gives MAKFKLDDTDHQILDMLIENTRTPFTDIAKKLLISAGTVHVRVKKMEEAGIIIGSSLTLDYKKLGYAFIAYVGVFLKNTSQTKFVLERINEIPFVTVAHVTTGKFNVFCKIRAKNTQHAKEIIFQLDDIEGVYRTETMISLEESINDKKRLMHSIFKEM, from the coding sequence ATGGCTAAGTTTAAATTAGACGACACCGACCACCAGATTCTTGACATGCTTATCGAGAATACAAGAACTCCATTCACCGATATAGCGAAGAAACTACTAATATCAGCTGGAACTGTCCACGTTCGTGTAAAGAAAATGGAAGAAGCTGGAATTATTATAGGATCATCGTTGACTCTGGATTACAAGAAGCTTGGATATGCGTTTATCGCTTATGTAGGGGTTTTTCTGAAGAATACTTCACAAACCAAATTTGTACTTGAAAGAATTAACGAAATTCCATTCGTTACGGTTGCTCATGTAACTACAGGCAAGTTTAACGTGTTCTGTAAAATACGAGCTAAAAACACTCAACATGCTAAGGAAATTATTTTCCAACTTGATGATATTGAGGGTGTTTATAGAACAGAAACTATGATTTCTCTTGAGGAAAGTATTAATGATAAAAAACGTTTGATGCATTCCATATTTAAAGAGATGTAA
- a CDS encoding DUF2817 domain-containing protein: protein MKEEAKLQLSNRDYDKAKFKKVAGRYLHNNHLEDFISTHSDKLEFETIGTSVENKNIYGLQIGSGSKKVLMWSQMHGNESTTTKAVLDFLNSIVVDADNPYNKSLLERTTLYIIPVLNPDGAAYYTRVNANAIDLNRDMQDLSQPESRLLMKVYREFQPDFCLNLHDQRSIFSAGETKLPAILSFLTPSSDINRSITEERMESMSLIAGMVKDLQNEIGERIGRYDDGFNLNCAGDTFQHHGTPTILFEAGHYPGDYHREVSRKYVFKALRSCLDRIMNDQSVDYNQYFKIPENAKYFRDVILRNVNIEGGKKDVLIQFKETLDHDRIRFVPVIEDIHNETILFGHREIDAAGKKIRLMEEGSISENVVVNKIFLNDEIFELNPQ, encoded by the coding sequence ATGAAAGAAGAAGCAAAATTACAGCTTAGTAATCGCGATTATGATAAAGCCAAATTCAAGAAAGTGGCCGGCCGCTATCTTCATAATAATCATCTGGAAGATTTCATATCTACCCATTCAGATAAACTGGAATTTGAAACAATAGGAACTTCCGTAGAGAATAAAAATATCTACGGGCTGCAAATTGGATCTGGTTCAAAGAAGGTTTTGATGTGGTCGCAAATGCATGGGAATGAATCTACAACAACAAAAGCTGTACTGGATTTTTTAAATTCTATAGTGGTAGATGCAGATAACCCTTATAATAAGTCTTTGCTTGAACGTACTACCTTATACATTATTCCAGTCCTTAATCCAGATGGCGCAGCGTATTATACGCGAGTCAATGCCAATGCTATAGACCTTAATCGGGACATGCAGGATCTTAGTCAGCCAGAAAGCAGGTTGCTCATGAAGGTTTACCGGGAATTCCAACCTGATTTTTGCTTAAACCTACATGATCAACGCAGCATTTTTAGTGCAGGAGAAACAAAACTACCGGCAATTCTTTCTTTTCTTACGCCTTCGAGCGATATAAATCGCAGTATCACCGAGGAACGTATGGAAAGCATGTCTTTAATCGCTGGAATGGTAAAAGATTTGCAAAATGAAATAGGGGAGCGCATAGGAAGGTATGATGATGGTTTCAATCTTAATTGTGCTGGGGATACCTTTCAGCATCATGGTACTCCAACTATTCTATTTGAGGCTGGTCATTATCCTGGAGACTATCACAGGGAAGTATCAAGAAAATATGTTTTTAAAGCTTTGAGAAGTTGCCTTGATCGAATAATGAATGATCAAAGTGTCGATTACAATCAATATTTTAAAATTCCTGAGAATGCTAAATATTTTCGGGACGTGATATTAAGAAATGTAAACATCGAAGGAGGAAAAAAGGATGTTTTGATACAGTTCAAAGAAACATTAGATCACGATCGAATACGATTCGTCCCGGTTATCGAAGATATTCATAATGAAACAATTTTATTTGGCCATCGCGAAATTGATGCAGCTGGCAAAAAGATAAGATTGATGGAGGAGGGGTCAATTTCCGAAAACGTTGTAGTTAATAAAATATTCTTAAATGATGAGATTTTCGAGCTAAATCCCCAATAA
- a CDS encoding helix-turn-helix transcriptional regulator, whose amino-acid sequence MVNTEQFGTRLQRILEYYDLSAASFADKIEVGRSSISHILSGRNKPSLDFVMKVVKNFPEVELYWLLNGKGSFPPRTDSGNEKSVQQAKVDQSAQEPLKRNSEENTTKDVQINQESSINKKVKRIVFFYEDGTFEAFEN is encoded by the coding sequence ATGGTAAACACAGAGCAATTTGGAACCAGGCTGCAACGCATCCTTGAATATTACGATCTATCGGCTGCTTCTTTTGCAGATAAAATAGAGGTTGGTAGGTCTTCCATTTCACATATTCTATCAGGTAGAAACAAACCAAGTCTGGATTTTGTAATGAAAGTCGTGAAGAATTTTCCTGAGGTAGAACTATATTGGTTGTTAAATGGAAAAGGTTCCTTCCCTCCCAGAACCGATTCAGGTAATGAAAAAAGTGTACAGCAAGCAAAAGTTGATCAATCAGCGCAAGAACCGCTAAAAAGAAATTCTGAAGAAAATACTACGAAGGATGTTCAGATCAACCAGGAATCGTCGATTAACAAGAAAGTGAAACGAATAGTATTTTTCTATGAGGACGGAACTTTTGAAGCCTTTGAAAATTGA
- a CDS encoding DNA topoisomerase IV: MNKMILLCLILLLTLSSCFEANRNCADFRTGTFEFETYINGELQKSTFVRNDSIEIEFFQGNTDTSSVRWINPCEYIIKNTNPKNMVEQKPIHMKILTTSKNSYTFEYGQVGETQKARGEVKKVSE, encoded by the coding sequence ATGAACAAAATGATATTACTCTGTTTGATCCTGTTACTCACGTTGAGCTCTTGTTTTGAAGCAAACAGGAACTGTGCTGATTTTAGGACTGGTACTTTCGAGTTCGAAACATATATCAATGGAGAATTACAAAAATCTACATTCGTTAGAAATGATTCGATAGAAATTGAATTTTTTCAGGGAAATACAGATACGAGTTCAGTACGATGGATCAATCCCTGTGAATACATTATCAAGAATACCAATCCTAAGAATATGGTTGAACAGAAACCAATCCACATGAAGATCCTAACTACTTCTAAGAATAGCTATACTTTTGAATACGGTCAGGTTGGCGAAACCCAAAAGGCCCGCGGGGAAGTAAAAAAAGTTTCAGAATAG
- the mscL gene encoding large conductance mechanosensitive channel protein MscL: MGLFKEFKEFAVKGNMIDMAVGIIIGTAFNKVVDVLVKQIIMPPLSMITDGVNYADRKIVLRDGVGTEGAADYVNEVSIGYGLLIETMVDFIVIGFVVFIVVKFMNRFRNKAQDPKNPEVVTPKDIELLSSLNDLMEEQNKLLREKRA, from the coding sequence ATGGGATTATTTAAAGAATTCAAAGAATTTGCCGTAAAAGGCAATATGATCGATATGGCCGTAGGTATCATTATAGGTACGGCTTTTAATAAAGTGGTAGATGTTCTGGTAAAGCAGATTATAATGCCACCATTAAGCATGATTACCGATGGCGTAAATTATGCTGACAGGAAGATCGTTTTACGAGATGGTGTTGGAACTGAAGGTGCAGCAGATTACGTAAATGAAGTTTCAATTGGTTACGGACTGCTTATTGAAACCATGGTAGATTTTATCGTGATTGGTTTCGTTGTATTTATAGTTGTGAAATTCATGAATCGCTTCAGGAACAAAGCTCAGGACCCAAAAAATCCAGAGGTTGTTACTCCTAAGGATATCGAATTACTCTCCAGTTTAAATGATCTAATGGAAGAGCAGAATAAATTATTGCGAGAAAAGCGGGCTTAA
- a CDS encoding DNA gyrase/topoisomerase IV subunit A, with protein sequence MEENLDGAQEEQFENKEELIKVTGMYKDWFLDYASYVILERAVPAIEDGFKPVQRRIMHSMKDLDDGRYNKVANIVGHTMQYHPHGDASIGDAMVQIGQKDILIDTQGNWGNILTGDRAAAPRYIEARLSKFALEVLFSPKLTEWQLSYDGRKQEPVNLPVKFPMLLAQGAEGIAVGLSTRFLPHNFNELIDASIKHLRGKTFKIFPDFPTGGIADISNYNDGKRGGRVRIRARINQLDKNTLVINEVPYGTNTGSLIDSILKANDKGKIKIKKIEDNTAAQVEILIHLPNNISPDRTIDALYAFTQCENSLSPLGCVIIDHKPIFLGVSEVLRRSTDHTLHLLKRELEIKLNELQEQWHFASLERIFIENRVYRDIEEEETWDGVIQAIDRGLKPFTTHLKREVTEEDIIRLTEIRIKRISKFDIDKAQQKIDALEDEIAQIKHHLDNLIDFAVDYFQKLKKDYGTGKERKTELRLFEDIEATKVVIRNTKLYVNRAEGFVGTSLKKDEYVTECSDIDDVICFTADGKMMVTKVDTKTFIGKDIIHVAIFKKKDKRTIYNMIYRDGKAGNTHVKRFAVTSVTRDREYDLTQGKKDSKVLYFTPNPNGEAEVITVLLRQVGSIRKVKFDVDFADISIKGRNVKGNIVTKYSVKRIELKEEGVSTLKPRRIWFDETVKRLNVDERGELLGEFRGEDRLLIITQDGVVKTIRPELTTRFDEEMVILEKWVKDKPVSAIYWEPEKERFYVKRFIIEHPDKEEKFISEHEESFLEMVSTDYFPMAEIVYTKPKGKERRENEEINIEEFISVKGIKALGNQLTSEKVNQINLLDPIPYEGQNENETDEDKSSRDSEENITAEDIKNGKIKAPDKKSGGDGQPSLFDE encoded by the coding sequence ATGGAAGAAAACCTTGATGGAGCTCAGGAAGAGCAATTTGAAAATAAGGAAGAATTAATAAAGGTTACCGGAATGTACAAAGACTGGTTTCTGGATTATGCATCATATGTAATCCTGGAACGAGCTGTACCAGCAATTGAAGATGGCTTTAAGCCAGTTCAACGTCGTATTATGCATTCTATGAAAGACCTGGACGATGGCCGTTACAATAAAGTGGCGAACATTGTTGGTCACACCATGCAATATCATCCCCACGGTGATGCCAGTATTGGAGATGCCATGGTACAAATTGGGCAAAAGGATATTCTAATTGACACTCAGGGAAACTGGGGTAACATATTAACTGGAGACCGAGCTGCCGCCCCAAGATATATTGAGGCGCGACTTTCAAAATTCGCTCTGGAAGTACTTTTCAGTCCGAAATTAACTGAATGGCAATTGTCTTACGATGGTAGAAAGCAGGAGCCGGTAAATCTTCCAGTTAAATTCCCCATGTTGCTTGCACAGGGTGCTGAAGGTATTGCCGTTGGTTTAAGTACAAGATTTCTACCACATAATTTTAATGAACTTATTGATGCCTCGATCAAACATCTTCGTGGTAAAACCTTTAAAATATTTCCTGATTTCCCAACCGGAGGTATCGCAGATATTTCAAATTACAATGATGGAAAACGTGGTGGACGCGTAAGAATTCGTGCACGTATCAATCAGTTAGATAAAAATACACTGGTGATTAATGAGGTTCCCTACGGAACCAATACCGGAAGTTTGATCGATTCTATTCTGAAGGCAAATGACAAAGGTAAGATCAAGATCAAAAAGATCGAAGATAATACTGCCGCTCAGGTAGAGATCCTCATACATTTACCTAATAACATATCACCGGACAGAACTATAGATGCATTATATGCATTTACTCAGTGTGAAAACTCATTATCGCCATTAGGTTGTGTAATTATTGATCACAAACCAATATTCCTGGGAGTTTCAGAAGTATTAAGAAGATCAACAGATCATACGCTCCATCTTCTTAAACGAGAATTGGAGATAAAACTGAATGAGCTTCAAGAGCAATGGCATTTTGCTTCACTGGAACGAATATTCATTGAAAACAGGGTATATCGGGATATTGAAGAAGAAGAAACCTGGGACGGGGTTATTCAGGCTATAGATCGAGGATTAAAACCTTTTACCACGCATTTAAAACGTGAGGTTACTGAAGAAGATATTATAAGGCTTACGGAGATTAGAATTAAAAGAATCTCAAAATTCGACATTGATAAGGCTCAGCAAAAAATAGATGCGCTTGAAGATGAGATCGCCCAGATAAAACATCATCTTGATAACCTTATAGACTTTGCGGTAGATTATTTCCAGAAATTAAAGAAGGATTACGGAACCGGCAAAGAACGAAAAACTGAACTCAGGCTATTTGAAGATATTGAAGCAACAAAAGTTGTTATTCGTAATACCAAGCTATATGTGAATAGAGCAGAAGGTTTTGTGGGAACGAGTCTCAAAAAAGATGAGTATGTAACCGAATGTTCAGATATTGATGATGTCATTTGTTTTACTGCCGATGGTAAAATGATGGTCACCAAGGTTGATACTAAAACCTTTATTGGTAAGGATATTATACACGTGGCGATCTTTAAGAAAAAAGACAAGCGAACGATCTATAATATGATTTACCGGGACGGGAAGGCCGGCAATACTCATGTAAAAAGATTTGCCGTTACTTCAGTTACCAGGGATCGGGAATATGATCTTACTCAGGGTAAAAAAGATAGTAAAGTCCTGTATTTCACACCAAACCCAAATGGAGAAGCTGAAGTAATTACAGTTTTACTTAGACAGGTGGGAAGCATCAGGAAAGTGAAATTCGATGTGGATTTTGCAGATATTTCTATCAAAGGCCGAAATGTCAAAGGTAATATCGTTACTAAATACTCTGTAAAGCGTATTGAACTTAAAGAAGAAGGGGTTTCCACTTTAAAACCTAGAAGAATCTGGTTCGACGAAACCGTTAAACGCCTAAACGTTGACGAAAGAGGAGAATTGTTAGGAGAATTTAGAGGAGAAGATAGATTGCTGATCATCACACAAGATGGTGTTGTAAAAACAATAAGACCGGAGTTAACAACCAGATTTGATGAAGAAATGGTCATTCTGGAGAAATGGGTGAAGGACAAGCCAGTTTCTGCAATTTACTGGGAACCTGAAAAGGAACGTTTCTATGTCAAGCGATTTATAATCGAACATCCTGATAAAGAAGAGAAATTTATCAGTGAACACGAAGAATCCTTCCTGGAAATGGTTTCAACAGATTATTTCCCAATGGCAGAGATTGTTTATACCAAACCTAAAGGAAAGGAGCGTCGCGAAAATGAAGAGATCAATATCGAGGAATTCATTTCGGTAAAAGGAATAAAGGCTTTAGGGAATCAACTCACTTCTGAAAAAGTAAATCAGATCAACCTTTTGGATCCAATACCTTATGAAGGACAAAATGAGAATGAAACTGACGAGGATAAAAGTTCGAGAGATTCCGAAGAAAATATAACAGCAGAGGATATTAAAAATGGGAAGATCAAGGCACCAGATAAAAAATCTGGCGGCGATGGTCAACCTTCACTATTTGACGAATAA
- a CDS encoding DNA topoisomerase IV subunit B gives MSDNTKYTEDNIRSLDWKEHIRMRPGMYIGKLGDGSSQDDGIYILLKEVIDNSIDEFVMGAGKTIEISVQNQRVIVRDFGRGIPLGKVVDVVSKMNTGGKYDSRAFKKSVGLNGVGTKAVNALSSYFRVESSRDGKSHAAEFAKGELQDEEHLDETSRRRGTKITFIPDELIFKNYKFRNEYIEKMLKNYVYLNPGLTIVFNGEKFYSENGLKDLLGDSISEEDMLYPIIHLRGNDIEAAITHSRTQYSEEYHSFVNGQNTSQGGTHLAAYREAIVKTVREFYGKNYEASDIRKSIVTAISIKVMEPVFESQTKTKLGSTDMGGELPTVRTYINDFIKRNLDNYLHKNPETAENLQRKILQAERERKDLSGIRKLAKDRAKKASLHNKKLRDCRVHLGDSKHQRCLETTLFITEGDSASGSITKSRDVVTQAVFSLKGKPLNSYGLTKKIVYENEEFNLLQAALNIEDSLEDLRYNNIVIATDADVDGMHIRLLLITFFLQFFPELIKENHLYILQTPLFRVRNKKETIYCYSEMERKQAMEKLKGKPEITRFKGLGEISPDEFVHFIGEDIRLDPVMLDKDKSIEEMLSFYMGKNTPDRQEFIIDNLKFELDLVNELGV, from the coding sequence ATGAGCGACAATACTAAATATACCGAAGATAATATTCGGTCTTTAGACTGGAAGGAGCATATCCGTATGCGACCTGGTATGTACATCGGGAAACTTGGAGATGGATCCAGTCAGGACGACGGTATTTATATTTTATTGAAAGAGGTTATCGATAACAGTATCGATGAATTCGTGATGGGTGCTGGAAAGACCATCGAAATCTCTGTGCAAAATCAGCGGGTGATCGTTCGTGATTTTGGTAGAGGGATTCCTTTGGGGAAAGTTGTGGATGTAGTGTCCAAAATGAATACCGGTGGTAAATATGATAGCAGAGCTTTCAAAAAGTCTGTAGGACTAAATGGTGTAGGAACGAAAGCTGTAAATGCTTTATCTTCTTATTTTAGAGTTGAATCTTCTCGTGATGGCAAAAGCCATGCTGCTGAGTTTGCAAAGGGAGAACTTCAGGATGAAGAGCATCTTGACGAAACTTCAAGAAGGCGAGGTACAAAGATCACCTTCATTCCAGACGAGCTAATATTTAAAAACTATAAATTCAGAAATGAGTATATAGAGAAAATGCTTAAGAACTACGTGTACCTGAATCCAGGTTTAACCATAGTTTTTAATGGAGAGAAATTTTATTCTGAAAATGGTTTAAAAGATCTCTTAGGAGACAGCATTAGCGAAGAAGACATGTTGTATCCTATTATTCACTTGCGGGGGAATGATATTGAAGCAGCGATCACACACAGTAGAACGCAATATAGCGAGGAATACCACAGTTTTGTTAACGGACAGAATACTTCACAGGGAGGAACGCATCTTGCCGCATATAGGGAAGCGATCGTTAAAACTGTTCGTGAATTTTACGGCAAGAATTATGAAGCCAGCGATATTCGTAAATCTATCGTAACGGCTATCAGCATAAAAGTGATGGAACCGGTTTTCGAGAGTCAGACGAAAACAAAGTTAGGTTCTACAGATATGGGAGGAGAACTTCCCACGGTAAGAACTTATATCAACGATTTTATCAAAAGAAATCTTGATAATTATCTTCATAAAAACCCGGAAACTGCAGAGAATCTTCAACGAAAAATTCTTCAGGCTGAACGTGAGCGTAAGGATCTTTCCGGAATTAGGAAGCTAGCAAAAGACAGAGCTAAAAAAGCCAGTCTGCATAATAAGAAATTAAGGGATTGCCGCGTACATCTTGGAGATAGTAAACATCAAAGATGTCTCGAAACAACCTTGTTTATCACAGAGGGAGATTCGGCATCCGGTTCAATCACTAAGAGCAGGGACGTGGTAACCCAGGCAGTATTTAGTTTGAAGGGTAAACCTCTGAATAGCTACGGACTTACAAAAAAGATCGTCTACGAAAATGAAGAATTCAATCTGCTACAGGCAGCACTGAATATCGAAGATTCTCTGGAAGACCTGCGTTATAATAATATTGTAATTGCAACAGATGCCGATGTTGATGGAATGCACATCAGATTATTACTTATCACATTTTTCCTTCAGTTTTTCCCGGAACTAATTAAGGAAAATCATCTATATATTTTACAGACTCCGTTATTTCGAGTAAGAAATAAAAAGGAGACTATTTATTGTTATAGTGAGATGGAGCGAAAGCAGGCAATGGAGAAATTGAAAGGTAAGCCTGAAATTACGCGATTTAAAGGGTTGGGGGAGATCTCGCCAGATGAATTTGTGCATTTTATAGGAGAAGATATTCGTTTAGACCCGGTAATGCTGGATAAAGACAAATCTATAGAGGAAATGCTTAGTTTCTATATGGGCAAGAACACACCAGACAGACAGGAATTTATTATTGATAATCTCAAATTTGAACTTGACCTGGTCAATGAACTTGGCGTATGA